The Quercus lobata isolate SW786 chromosome 4, ValleyOak3.0 Primary Assembly, whole genome shotgun sequence genome segment agttattaaaaaatgataaatttaatcattatcTGTAGTTCTAACATTGGGGCCCATAAACTATAAAACATCGACTCAATTGCTTTTGAAGAGGGTAAAATTAGGGATGACAGATCCATTTAAATAAACTTGACGGTGCTAGATCAGTGGGCTGATAGTGGATGGATCTAAAGGCCATGTGGCATCCACCTGGTTTTAGTGATCTCCAAGAAATCCTAAATGAAAACAACTTGCGTCTCACGATTAACCCTAGACTGTAGAGTCCCAATACGAATAAAATCCTAACGTACGGAGGATCTCATAATATCTGCCCATTAATGATGATCTTCTCCATAAGGAAACATCTTGCTACAAAAAAAACGGAGGTcggttctacactactataaaaacctaAAGACCCTCAGAAATAAGGTATGCACAATTTCTCTAAAGCTTAAACTCTCAAGCATTGTTAGAGCTCTCTTCTGACTTATCCTTCAGAGGGTTTTTGGCTGGTACCCCACCGGTGCCCTTTGATtggttcttttcttttgttcttcagGTGCACCCATTGACGTGTATGGACGATCAACTCACTGATGattttttgtgcatcatcagttggcgccatctgtgggaaacAAGTGATCAGCCATATCACCGCTCCTaagacaaagagttgcatggtccAGATGATCAATGGCTACCATCAACCAAGAGACCAAAACCCCACCTAACGCCTTGGAGAGTTGCTGAAGCAAAATTTAGGCCAATAGAATGAATAGTGTTTGAACCATCAAAATGACGAATAGAACTACAACGCGTCCTGAAGGTTGAAAGTTCAGGCATCATGCATCTCGGGGGCAGTGTACCAATGGCCTACCGTGCATAAGGATGCCTAATCGTATGTAAAAGCATACGACAGATGCCAACGCTCCAGCAAGACCTCATGGCTAAACACCACAAAAGGAAGCCGATGGGCACCTAATCCTTATCCAAATCGGATGGATCGATAACCAAGGGTATCGACGATCAAGGATGCCAACGCTTCAGCAAGACCTCATGGCTAAACACTACAAAAGGGAGCCGACAGGCACCTAATCCTTATCCCAGTGGGATGGACGGACGAAACAAGTCACCCATGAGTGCCTTGATCAAAAttctaagtcttcctacctacaGGTGGacggacgaaccaagtcacccacaagtgccttggtaaaaaaatttaagtcctacctacgggtggaaggacaaACCAAGGCCACTCACGAGTGCCTTGGACAAAAttctaagtcttcctacctatgGGTGGacggacgaaccaagtcacccACAAGTGCCTTGGTCAAAATTCTAAGTCTCCTACCCAcaggtggaaggacgaaccaagccaCTCACAAGTTCCTTGGACAAAATcctaagtcttcctacctacgAGAGGACAGACGAACCAAGTCACCCACAAGTGCcttagtaaaaaatttaagtcctacCTACAGGTGGACGGACGAACCAAGTCATCCACAAGTACCTTGGTCAAAATTCTAAGCCTtcctacctacgggtggaaggacgagCCAAGCCACCAATAAGtgccttggtacaaaatttaagtcctacTACCTATGGGTGGACGAACGAACCAAGTCACCTAGAAGTGCCTTGGTTAAAAttctaagtcttcctacctatgGGTGAAAGGATGAACCAAGTCACCCACGAGTGCCTTGATCAAAATTCTAAATCTTcctacctacgggtggacggacgaaccaagtcacccacaagtgccttggtaaaaaaaatttaagtcctacCTACAGGTGGAAGAACGAACCAAGGCCACTCATGAGTGCCTTGGACAAAAttctaagtcttcctacctacgggtggacggacgaaccaagtcactcacaaATGCCTTGGTCAAAATTCTAAGTCTCCCACCCAcaggtggaaggacgaaccaaacCACTCACAAGTTCCTTGGACAAAAttctaagtcttcctacctacgGGAGGacggacgaaccaagtcacccACAAGTACCttggtaaaaaatttaagtcctacctacgggtgggcggacgaaccaagtcacctAGAAGTGCTTTGGTTAAAATTCTAAGTCTTCCTACTTACGGGTGGACGGACGAACCAAGTCATCCACAAGTTCTTTGGTGAAAATTCTAAGTCTCCTACCCAcaggtggaaggacgaaccgaGTCACTCAAGTGccttagtgaaaaaaaatttaagtcctacctacgggtggaaggacaaACCAAGCCACTCACAAGCGCCTTGGACAAAAttctaagtcttcctacctacgGGAGGACGGACGGACCAAGTCACTCGCAAGTGCCTTGGTCAAAAAGTTAAGTCCTACCTATGGGTGGATGGATGAACCAAGCCACCCATGAGTGCCTTGGTTAAAAATCTAAGTCTTCCTACATACGGGTGGGTAAACGAACTAAGCCACCAATGAGTGTCTTGGTCGAAAGTCTAAATTTTCCTACCTACGGGAGGAAGGACAAACTAAGCCACTCTCGAGTGTCTTGCTAAAAAATCTAAGCCCCTCTACCTAAGGGGTGGACAGACGAAACAAGCCCTTCACAAGTGCCTTGGTAAAAATTTAAGTCCTCTTACCTATGGGTGGACAGACAATCCAATCCACTAATGAGTACCTTGGtcaaaaaaatctaaatcttCCAACTTACAGGGTGATGAATGATCCAGGTGACGAACAATCCAAGTGATCCTCCTAAGATGATTGACTCAAATAGATATCATTGAACCAAGTCACCAAGGTGACAAACGacgctccaaaaaaaaaaaaaattaaatccataGAGTGGACTGATACAAATTAGTATCCAAAATTTACTAAGTCCATAGAATTGACGATACAAATTAGTATCCAAAATTTACTACACCTATGGAACAGACAAATACAAactagtataaaaaatttatgaaacccacaaagtggacggatgcCACAAGATGGACGGGCATATGAACTATGTCCACAAAATGAACATGTGTCAAAAAGCATCCAAATTTGTCCACAGGATGGACGGATACGTTGACTCAGTCCACGAGGTGGACGGATGAATGATATTGAATGAAGTACATCTTATTATTAACAAAtccacaaggtggacggatGATGAAATGTACCTAAATTATTGTCCACAGGATGGACGGATACATTGACTAAATCCACAAGGTGGACAGATGAATGATATTGAATGAAGTACATATTATTAACAAATCCACAAGGTGAACGGATGATGAAATGTACCTAAATTATTACTAAGTCTGCAAGAAGGATGGGTGAGGACCATGAAGTACCATATTATTAACAAATCCACAAGGTGAACGGATGATGAAATGTACCTAAATTATTACTAAGTCTGCAAGAAGGATGGGTGAGGACCACCGGGCCTGTTGGTCCAAGTGGTACCTAGTCATGCTAGTGACTTTCAACTCAAGGGTTCTATCCCTTGTGTAAACACTTAcctagcaccaaaaaaaaaaaaaaaaaaaaaaaaaaaaaaaaaaaaagaggaagaaggatGGGTGAGGGATACTTGAATGTATCTGATAATTACTAGgtccacaaggtggacggatGCACCCTAAAAAGGTATCCACATTAACACGTTGCTGGTTACACTTACACATGCCTTCTAGCCAGTTTGGCCTTATAGAAGCAACGCATGCCTTACGCGCTTTAGATGGTAGGCGAGATTAGTTAGTATTAGAAAAGTAACGTATGGTGCACACATTGTGCGTCATTATGACATGGACGGAAAGTCTTGATTTTGTCGCAATAATTTCAGTATATCACTTGTGCAACGATTGTCGGTATTATCTTCATGAAGAATGTGCCAAGTTGGAGGATGAGGTCGAACACTCGCACCATCCATTTCAATCTCTGAAGCTGCACGGTATTGTAGATGATTGGGATTTCTATTGCAATGTGTGTCAAATGGGTTGTCGGGGCTTCAGCTACCGTTGCACCGACTGTAATTTCAAAATGGATCTTTTATGTTCACTCAAATCAAAGATTCAGTTACCAATTCACGACCACAAGCTAAAGCTACAGGTTGGTAATACTGAAACTGAACCATTCTTTTGCGATTTCTGTCATACTAGATGTTACAGTCATCGAGGACGGATTAAAGCACTCAAACACTCAAGCATAGAAACTGAAGCCTCAGAATACAACAACACAGGCGAGTTGACTCGCATGAACTGGCTAAAAGCTGGGAACAACCCAGTTGAGCTCTCTTCCTTATCCTTGGCTTGAACTATTAGAAAACATGGTTTGACCCTTTTCTTTCAGCTTGGCCATCTCACTAGTCCACATATCCACCAGCCCAGACATGACTAGAAAAATCTTAGTAACAAAAACAGACAAATTGTGAAAGGAGGAAAAGTTGTTAAAAGTTCCTTGAAAATATTTGAAGCTTTTTGGTGGATGATATTTTTGAGATGTGGAGTCAAGTTTAAATTAGAAGGCCGAGAAGTGTAGAAGGGCTGTAATAATTGATATACAAAGCGCACACCTTCTTGTTATCTGTGTGCTTTACTGCTTATAGACACATTTTGGGAGGTTTTGAGCATACTAACATTGTTCAGCCTTTCTATGTAGTTCTATGTAGTAAGTTAGATaacgtttgaaacaataaaggaaaatagcatctcgagttttagaaaatCGAGATCCACTTAAAAACTGGACCATTAAAGGATAAAATTGCCACCGACtattatattgttaaaaaagGGCAAGTTTGTCAAGAATTCCACTGGACGGTTACCATGATGACATGTATACTTTTGACGCGTCATCATCCCATGAAAACCCCTTGTGGTCAATGCAACTTTAGCTGACCCACTAAGGCTTTGGGTCGCAagggaagaggaaaaaaaaaagaagaaaaaaaaaggggattgGCAAGGAAAAGGAAACAGAGAAATCTCTTTCCCTTCCTTAACTCAGTCACGGCTCCAGCTGAAAAGCTCATCGCCAAATTCAGGGAATTCTTCTCTACTTTATCTATCCTCTGCCTTTACCTTTCTCTTGAAGCTTGACCTCATTTGGTCATATCAATTTGAGAACCAATGTGTAAATTTGGCTTCACACATGGTTTGCAagacatttttattatatattaaatatggtcCTTGCTTTGTTACAATCACTATTAGCCTTTTCAAAGTCAGCTTATTTATTACGAGCACCTTCAAGAAAGTGTTATGTTCTTTCTAAGCCTTTTGGATGATGCCTAAGCCAGACTTTACTACCTTCTGCAGCTAAGAGCTTTCATTggcttatatttattttcttcttcaagattctTGTGAAGCTTTAAGGTGCTTTTAATCACATTCGCACCTgagttaaaagtaaaatatggCTGTTAATTCGTTTTGAAGCTGATGTTGGTTGGCCTAACGAGTAGCCACCAGTTTTGAAGATGTTTATGTAGTAGACATGACTTATATTACTTGCTTCTATTTgttgaaataaatatatatactcacAGTACACTCACACTAGATATTCGCTGTCAAGGTGCTTAGCTTAATTGCTTAAAGATGGTCTCATCTTCCACATCATTAACAGCGGGAACACTATGGGATTGCTTGCAACAAGCTTTATGTGTGCAGCAACAAGCTCATCACATTTGGCATTATTTCACCAATAGAAGCTGAAAGGAGAGACAAAGATACTTCCCATAGAAAGCTAGCATCCACTTAATGTGAGGGCAGGTTCTTAAAATCTCCAATCTGCGTTTCGAGGGAAGTTTCTTCACTTTGATATTTTCTCATATACGGCTAGAAACATGATTGTTTGAGTTGAGAGTAATGCCTAAACAGTATTTTCTCTCAAGACTAGTTTTGACAAGCTTAATATATGATTACaagatttaatttttctcattatgGTTTCCTGTCCATGGACCTGTATCTACACAAAGCTAAATGGCTGATTTAGCTTTATTTAACTGCAAACTAGTCATTTAGTGGTACTAATCTTGTTCTTGCAGGttaagtaaattattttttatgcctTATGGCTAATCTGTAATGACGATACAGGGCACTCACAAATATTTTGACTATCTAGTTGTATTGCTTGGATGTCGCTTTGAGCCAATCAATCTAGCTTGGGAAAGATAGTGACAGTACAACTTGTCAAGGCATGAGCCCAAATGGCCTTAAGAATGCAATTAGTAACTACTAACTCAGTGGCAGCATTGTGGAACCTTATTGCCAATAATGGGAATGATCTCTAGCCTCCCGAGCTACAAATTCAGGGAAGTTCCTTGACTCTTTCTTAAAAGCATGAATAGCTTTCTATTGAATCATGGTATCCCTTTTTGCTTAATCGGAGAGTAAATCCTCCCATTTCACATGTTTGGGACTATGTATAGATTTGACTACATGACTGCCAGATTTGACTACATGACTGCCTTCAATAATTTCAGTGGCTGATTTACTTGCTGATCTTTCATCACTAATGAAAATTATCTTCGCGAAATTTATACTGGATGCAAGTAATTCAGTCTTGTCTTTTGGCAGTCCCATGGAGgctttttcaaaataaatactttattgAACAAATTGATTCTGGGTAATTACTAGGGGCAAATTTAGTTTACCCCCAGTATCTTTCATGAAGACCTAGATTCATCTACTAACCATATATGTGTGGTATACAATTTACTTACTCCTTGAAATGATATTTTATCAAGCCATTGAGGACTACTGTgttatacaaaattttcatgACAGCCATGATTCGTTTAGCAAAGCTAATTCTTAGCCATTATGCAAGGCATGGCCTTACGTTGCCTCTTGGAATTCTATGGATCAGACATGATTTACTTTGAATGGTCATCATACTTAATGCATACTGGTGGCTAAAATGGCTTATTATCATCGCTATCTAGCTTGTCAAGGTGATGGTGATCCCATCTTCCATGAGACATAGCAAACACAAAGGAGCTCCTTGCAACTCTCTGGGCTCATTGTAATCTCAAGTTACAAGCCATAGAAGCTTTGCCTTTTCTCTCTAGTCTATGACATGGAAGCTATCATCCCCACAGACCTCCATAAGCTAGCTATAAAGCTAGCAAGGATTTCAGGAATATCCAGGGGGGGCTACCAATGGCGCTATTCTTTCTTGAAGACTTCAAATGATAGCACTTACCTCATTGGTATTCTCAAAAGCCATACAACATGCCATTGGATTGATCAGATGGGAACCCTTACTCGGTAGGGAtctatatgctcatgcattgtGCCATCTAGCATGATATCGACGGGATCGCCTTAAGCTTAAAAGAAAAGGGAGTGCATATTTCTTAGGCACCACAATTGTCAATGCAAACATGGCCGGGTGATATAAGCCAAGGTGACTAATCTCACTTTTGATGAAGTCAAAGACTTTGTAAAGGCTTCACCCTCAAGAACAGGGCTCAGGTTTAAGGTTTATATAGAAGGAACGACGTGGAAGACAAAGGAACACTTCGTTCCAAGTGATGAGCCATTGGATAGACACCACATGTCCTACGACATTAATGACCCTAAGCTAGCCTGTCAGGCTAGGTATGTTTTTCAGGAGACAAATTGAACCGTCACTCCACGGGCCCGTCCACTCAGAGATCACGGACCCATGGAgtgagggggcaactgaagagggTAAAATTAAGGATGAAAGATCCATTTAAATAAACTTGACGGTGCTAGATCAGTGGGCTGATAGTGGATGGATCTAAAGGCCACGTGGCATCCACCTGGTTTTAGTGATCTCCAAGAAATCCTAAATGGAACCAACTTGCGTCTCACGATTAACCCTAAACTATAGAGTCCCAATACGAATAAAATCCTAACATAAGAAGGATCTCATAATATCTGCCCATTAATGATGATTTTCTccataaggaaatatcttgctACACAAGAAACGGAGGTcggttctacactactataaaaacccaaagaccctcAGAAATAAGGTACGCACAATTTCTCTAAAACTTAAACTTTCAAGCATTGTTAGAGCTCTCTTTTGACTTAACCTTCAGAGAGTCTTTGGCTGGTACCCCACCGGTGTCCTTTGAAtggttcttttcttttgctCTTCAGGTGCACCCATTGACGTGTATGGACGATCAACTCACTGATGattttttgtgcatcatcagcTTTTATTTTAGAGTAGGGTCCCaacaaaccaaaattgaaagaaCTTCATTTTGCTCTATCAAATCGTTGGCAATTGTCAACGACTTGATAATTGGTATCAATAAAACATCGACATTGGGGCCCATAAACTATACAACATCGACTCAATGCCACCATTGATATTTGTGGTATCAATAAAATTACTCGACATCTGTATATTACCGTGGGTGCATATGATATGATAATTATTGATCTTGCTACATTCTATCAATTGCTTTTATTTTAGAGTAGGgtcccaaaaaaccaaaattgaaagaaCTTCATTTTGCTCTATCAAGTCGTTGGCAATTGTCAACTACTTGCCCGACTAGAAATTGAATTAATTACAAGTCAAATGTcgcaaaaaattttataactataAATCTCACAAGTTGTTATCGGTATAAGTACAAAAGCGATGTGTTAATTAAATAAGAATTAGTACTTGTTaatttaacaattataaaaagtaTTGTATATGTAGCAATAACCTTGATTTGAAGTGCATAACATCTAGTCGTACAGCTAAAATTAAAAGAGCTACAAAACCTTATCTATCGATCTTTCTTCCCTAAATGGACAGAAATTAAAAGAGCTAGCAGAAGATGGCCTTTCGAGGGTCATGAATCAAATCAATTATCTACAAAAACTTGTCAGTAAAGTTGTATGATTGATTTGTAAATATAGATCAAAATATAATCCTTTGGAAACCGACCCTATACTTTTGGAACTGGAACTTAGTTTTATTGTGGTTATATAACCATCGGGAAAATCCAGAGGAAAATTAACTGCAAACTTGCAATACGGATATTTCTcattaacaataataatcaaccaaatattgaaaaagaaaatctccaTAGAACAAGAATTTCTTCAATTTACATGAAAGGCGGTGGTCATTATTTTCTTGAACTTCCTGTAAATCCAAAACTTTATTTAGAGCTAGCGGACTTAGTACTACTATTACTACCTTGACTGCCTTGGGTGCCTTGATCACGTTGCTCAACACTTCCATAAAAGTTTATGGTTCGTACCTTGAAACGCTCATGTTTTAGCAGCAACTCGTCTCCCTTTTTATTCGGAGGTGTTCGCGGCGAGTCAATGCTTAAACTCCTTTGGATGCTTCGATTTTTCATTTGATGCGAGTTCACATTTGGCACCGGTACCGCTTGATTAACTTTCTTGAGCAGCTTTCGATGAACTGATTTTCCCACCTTCCAGTCAAACCTATAATAGTTCTCAGCCAAGTCTGGTATCTTTCCTATTGGAAGGACATCTTTTCCTAGCTGTGACATATCATTGTTTTCATCTCCGGAAAAGGTTGAATTCTCTGTGCTTGTCGCCGGAGCTGTCGTTAAGACAATCATTGCATCATCTGAGAGATACCCATCAGGTAGCTGAACCTCATCATGAGGGTTAGCCATGGAAATTGTACTATTTAGAAGACAACAAGAATCGGAGAATATACGTAAGGGCTTTGCGGAAAGGATAAGGGTGATATTCTTGGAAAAGGATGAGAGTTTGGAAAGATAAGATGTTGAAGTAACTTTGGTAGATGAATgatgttatgattttttttattgtatcaAAGAAGTTTGGCCTTGGCAAATATATATAAGGGCCGAAAGCTggaattttaattatatttttgtttcaaacaatgaattttcctAGCCATGACTTTGTCTTTGCGTACACGGCAATGACCTACTCATATTCCCTGCAAATATTATAATACAGTTACTTTTGCCGCAATTATTTACATATAAGCTGGGATAAGATAATAGAATCATATGAAAGTGATAAGTAttcaattacaatttttatttatcaaaaaataaataaatacaaagtgTCACATTAGATAATTATAACAAAACTTATAACTTAATTTGTGGTACTAGAAATACTTTATTCATTGTTTCGGGcactaaaaataatgattttgtttGTACAAAAGAATTCAGGGTAGTATTTAGTTTTAGAGACTAGGAAAATTGATACGAAAATTAATATAGAATCAATTATGAATGATAttcgggattttttttttttttataaaaattagattttaatagATGATTagttgaaatatatatattaagaaacagttataaaatcttttttcttttatttatattttgttaacacTAAGTAGTCGTTAATTTATTTCTCGGGTATTAATCTAGTATTGAATCCTTTTATAAActtcattggaaaaaaaaattatgtttataaatttttattttccattggtaaaaataaaataaaaatcatagtTGACTTCGAAAAGTTAAAATCTTATAGTTCAGTCCTTACTTGAAGTTATATTTATTCTCAGCGTGTGTAACCTTCATTTGTAAATTCATTGAACTTGTTCTAGCTGTTAAATATCTTGTGACATGTTCACGTAGaatattttaaggaaaaattttacaaagagaaagaaaaacgaaaattaaaatttctttctagTATGTATTTATCTATTATGGACAATTTTAATTTAAGCACATGCAAGTCACACTATATTTAATAGAGAActacaataaatataaaattcatggaccaaattgaccaaTTTCCAACTATTATAGACCAAGATGAAAATGACCTAGTTAGATGTACAAATAAGTGACCGTTTGGATAGTGCTTCTTTGCATTTGCgtctacgttttttttttttttttttttggagaagcgCATTTCTGTCTTTTCCAATAAGTCCCGTACACTATTCGCAGGACTCACAAAACTCATTTTTCACTAAAACTTTCATTGAAAATGAATCTCatagcactattcacacatttaaaaattattttgctacagtgtttttagtttttagttttcagcaaaataagtagtatccaaacacactccAAGTTAACTTAACTCAACTCCTTCTGACCTCTCAGCCGCTTGCTAAAGTCAACAACATACATTCAAATTgcaattatttctcaaaaaaaaaaaaaaaattgcaattgaaCAACACCCACACCCCAACAAAGATAAATTTATTAAGGGTGAAATTTAGGTACAATCCTTAATTATGTGTTCTTTAAGATCCCCACTTAATATTCAATCATGTCacatgtggctacttaactaaaaatgCACTTccatctcatgagaaaaaacCACATGGTTGAATTTTAAGAGGAGAATCTTAAGGAACAACACTTAAGGTACTGTAAATAAGTTTTGTTCATTTAATAATGTGTTAATCATAATAGgataaagtttggttacaaactaAATTAGATTGTAGTTAATAGCtatgtgagagtgccttttttcgtgacactcaagcccaaggatctcgggccaaatagttgtagtttggtggacCGAGCtttgattcaccgcagctaacaggctatttaagaatcaagtagtGCACAGGgcatgcttcctacaatacatataaattgacaaacaaggatatttgtattgaacgACAAATCAAAGCAGCAAAGTAAAtgcagagaacaaaaataataaaagcacaAAGTAACGATATAAGGATCCTTAAATCAGTGgaaaatatttcattgaatttttctttattatgattacagtacgctcactaagacgtgatacaaggttcaagcaagctcaaaaattactgTCTTAAATGGTTATTCTAACCTTCAAGActtgcaaaatttgattctttttaaatccgagtatgtgcaatagtggcttttctAAGATACCGGGAAGTAGTGTTACTAATTTTCCCTgagttttctcttctttacAGAATTTTATCAATGGTTCTTTCACTCCTCAATTCTCTGCCCTTCTTCGCAACCTTTCCCCCCTTTTTATGGTGATATTTTGGAGTCCCAGGGGAACCAccggttcccctgttttgtccTCTGGTCAACAGGGCGTGTATTGTGCTCATCGCTCAGCAGGTTCCGTTTCCCTGTTTTTCATCCTTTCCTTCCTTTagttttgatttctttgaaaGCCTATGGCTGACTACCTATTTCAGGACATACTGAGGTCACGCCTTTCTCGATCCCACTTTTAgcagttcttcttctttatcttttttctcaaacgGGCGGAATCCCGTTCTGCCGGTTTGAAAGTCTTCCGCtgctattccttttttttttatacttcttcaTTCTGGTTTCTCGAGGCGCTTCCCACTTGcaccatgagaggtcgctgattctttcctcttttcttgcTAGGTCGTTTGGCACTTGTGGCTTCTCCTctgtttcttgtgtttcttttttttgtccttttctttcgaacTGTCTTAATATTTTGTTGACTGTGCTTATACGCCTAGGAGGATCCGAGCCTTTTGGTGGTCGCTGAGGATCCCGGCTcagctttcttcttcaatccCCTGACATGggcttctcttccttttctttcttcatttct includes the following:
- the LOC115985213 gene encoding uncharacterized protein LOC115985213, whose amino-acid sequence is MTWTESLDFVAIISVYHLCNDCRYYLHEECAKLEDEVEHSHHPFQSLKLHGIVDDWDFYCNVCQMGCRGFSYRCTDCNFKMDLLCSLKSKIQLPIHDHKLKLQVGNTETEPFFCDFCHTRCYSHRGRIKALKHSSIETEASEYNNTGELTRMNWLKAGNNPVELSSLSLA
- the LOC115987385 gene encoding uncharacterized protein LOC115987385 is translated as MANPHDEVQLPDGYLSDDAMIVLTTAPATSTENSTFSGDENNDMSQLGKDVLPIGKIPDLAENYYRFDWKVGKSVHRKLLKKVNQAVPVPNVNSHQMKNRSIQRSLSIDSPRTPPNKKGDELLLKHERFKVRTINFYGSVEQRDQGTQGSQGSNSSTKSASSK